Genomic DNA from Comamonas resistens:
AAGAGCCCGCCTTTGGCGGGCTTTAGTGTCTTGAAATTGTGCAAAATTTTGCACATTTGAAATGAAATATGGCCACTACTCAGGTTGAAACAGTCAGCTCTGGCGCTGACAAAGCAAAGCTTGCCGCAGTCGCGGCTTTAGTCGTTGCTTCTATTGCTGGCTTTTATCTGCTGAGCAAGCAAGGATCCGTTGCCCAGTGGGCTGCTCTGATCGTGGGGCTGCTCGCTGCTGCTGGAGTATTCCTGATCTCTGAGCCAGGCAAGCGTTTTACTGGCTTTGCGCGAGATGCTTGGCGTGAAGTGAAGAAGGTCGTTTGGCCTACCCGCAAGGAAACACTGCAAATGACTTTGTACGTGTTCGCTTTTGTGGTGGTGATGGCCTTGTTCTTGTGGTTCACCGATAAAACTCTGGAATGGGTTTTGTACGACCTGATTTTGGGCTGGAGGAAGTAATGGCTGATGCTGTCGATACAGATGTGAACGATGGAGCAGCATCTGCTAATCCAGATCTGCGTTGGTATATCGTTCACGCCTACTCGGGTATGGAGAAGGCGGTCGAGCGCAATATTACCGAGCGTATTGCCCGCTCCGGTATGCAATCCAAGTTTGGACGTATCCTGGTACCTTCTGAAGAAGTGGTCGAGATGCGCAATGGTGCACGCCGTACGACCGAGCGTCGCTTGTTCCCCGGCTATGTGTTTGTCGAGATGGTCATGGA
This window encodes:
- the secE gene encoding preprotein translocase subunit SecE → MATTQVETVSSGADKAKLAAVAALVVASIAGFYLLSKQGSVAQWAALIVGLLAAAGVFLISEPGKRFTGFARDAWREVKKVVWPTRKETLQMTLYVFAFVVVMALFLWFTDKTLEWVLYDLILGWRK